Below is a genomic region from Cydia strobilella chromosome 24, ilCydStro3.1, whole genome shotgun sequence.
ttttggattgTTTCGCTTCCTCTGGTATCAATAGATACTTAGCACAAGCGATGCTTACGAGCTGGACGCTGTAGAAGTTAGAAGTGTTGCGCGGTGccgggtaagtaagtaattgtaataaatgtacGTACCACCTACGACGATACTAGATtattagtagttatttagtagatattttggATAACATAGGATGGGTAGAGATCgattgtttgtccgtctgtgtcgctactgaaactttttatcgtaatcgtatcatagaattatttgcggccctgaaaagggcctttttttttttatttgcgtctgCGCGATACGGTAATACCCACGTTAGTACATATTACACGATATCGCGCGCGACGACGCTGACAGTGCAGCGCTTAACCTCCGAAACCGTAGAGGGTGCGGCCTTGACGCTTCAGAGCGTAGACGACGTCCATGGCGGTGACGGTCTTCCTCTTGGCGTGCTCGGTGTAGGTGACCGCGTCACGGATCACGTTCTCGAGGAACACCTTGAGAACGCCGCGGGTCTCCTCGTAGATCAGGCCGGAGATACGCTTGACGCCACCTCTGCGGGCGAGACGACGGATGGCGGGCTTGGTGATACCCTGGATGTTATCACGGAGCACCTTCCTGTGGCGCTTGGCTCCTCCTTTCCCCAGACCTTTACCTCCCTTACCGCGACCGGTCATTGCGACTTGTTGTAGTAGAGATTAGACTTCTCGAACGGAATACTCAACACACGACTTGCGCCGCGCGTCGACACGAGTGGAATAGCTAGCTAGCCATCATTTTGCCGCTATTTATACGTTTTACCCTATTGCGGGGCGACGGGGGACGGGGTAAGATATATCAGAGCATTATTATTTGACttacttttcatatatctaaagaaatataatattatatatacctattgataaataatttcatattatatgatatttaaattaattttggatACTTAGGTTTAGACGTAGGGgataatatatactataaaaacggCGGCCGGCTTACGGATTAGATCCTCTTGTGAAGGATTCTTCTcctctaatatttttgtaagcattcaatcagtggtaataattttgtcgatataataaaatagcgcTTAATATGAGAGTCACGTgacgattttaatttactttccaaTCTATTAGTGTGTTAACTCCTATTATTATAGGAAATAAGTTCTTTCTTAAATAATCCTTACAGTATAGTAGTATTTCGTGTATTGCAGTTAAATTTCATATATACCTCCGTACATTTTGTGTACGGTTGGTTAtgtgtaaattatatatatatatttttttttttttttttttcgtaatgaccATGCAGTGATCGATCGATCGATTTATCTACGCAAGTGTTTGTTCAAAGAAACAATTGTGAATTTTAGAATCAtgtgtggccctgaaaagggccttttgatATATGACTGACAGAAGCGTCACGTTCGCACGTCCAGACGCAAAACGCgtggtacaaaataatacatataatgtaacCGTATGCGTTCGCGCAGACTgcgtcctgtgatgttgctccgTGCCAGTTTAAACGTGGTGGTTTAGGCACGTTCACCGCGGATCCTGCGAGCCAGCTGGATGTCCTTGGGCATGATGGTCACACGCTTGGCGTGGATAGCGCACAGATTGGTGTCCTCGAAGAGACCGACGAGGTAAGCCTCGCTGGCCTCCTGGAGAGCCATAACGGCAGAGCTCTGGAAGCGCAGATCGGTCTTGAAGTCCTGAGCGATCTCACGCACCAGACGCTGGAAGGGCAGCTTGCGGATCAGAAGCTCAGTGCTCTTCTGGTAGCGACGGATCTCACGGAGGGCGACGGTGCCGGGCCTGTAACGATGGGGCTTCTTGACGCcgccggtggcgggcgcgctcTTGCGGGCCGCCTTGGTGGCGAGCTGTTTGCGGGGCGCTTTACCACCGGTGGATTTACGAGCGGTCTGCTTGGTACGGgccattgtgaataataataatacgcgtGCGTGTACGTTACGTTAACGAGTCACGAGAGGGAATAAGCGATTTTTCGCCAGCGAGTCGCTATTTATACGTGCTGGCTGGTCGGAAAGGGACGGGGTTAGTGTCCGTGTGAGCGAGAGGGCTATAAAATTCACATACACGTCCCCCTCGCCCCTCTTCCTTTCTCACCAACACAAAATTTCtgattagaataacaataatataattgaaatattaattaataaataaataaataaataaatacatacatacatacatacatacatatatttcatttaaataacagtCATCGCTATCGAAATTCGCCTCGATAGCCGGTTCAATCGAGTTAGGTCAGGTTATTAAAGTTAggttagtattttataaaataggtttataagttaggtcaggttatgttaggtttcgcggagttaggtttgatcgagttaggttaggttaggtcaaagttaggttaggttttttttttttgtcactcaaaacctaacctaacttttttttataatgtcaggttatgtttggttt
It encodes:
- the LOC134752429 gene encoding histone H4 → MTGRGKGGKGLGKGGAKRHRKVLRDNIQGITKPAIRRLARRGGVKRISGLIYEETRGVLKVFLENVIRDAVTYTEHAKRKTVTAMDVVYALKRQGRTLYGFGG